One genomic segment of Helicobacter enhydrae includes these proteins:
- the ppsA gene encoding pyruvate, water dikinase: MKYIKFFKELNNKDVPIVGGKNASIGEMFQELLPVGIKVPNGFAITSEAYWYLLDSAGIREQIISLLKDVDPTDIDVLKVRAKQIRDLIFQTPLSTDLKDEILQAYKILSQEYNMDEADVAVRSSATAEDLPDASFAGQQDTYLSVKGQGELIHYVKSCFASLFTDRAISYRASRGFDHFKVALSVGVQKMVRADKGSAGVMFSIDTETGFRDAVLITSSWGLGENVVGGTVNPDEFYVFKPTLLEGKRPIIKRQLGHKHQKMVYAPKGSSHPTKNIPTTQEEYHSFSINNEDILKLARYAILIEEHYSKEAGEYRPMDMEWAKDGESGELFIVQARPETVQSQALKKDGGQRLEKYRFKQEVPKSEVILKGIAIGGKIGSGKVRIINDIEHMGSFNEGEILVTDNTDPDWEPAMKKAAAVITNRGGRTCHAAIVAREIGVPTIVGALGATERLYNGLEVTISCAEGEEGYIYNGIHPYEVEVIELEQFDQPKTKIYLNVGNPEKAFDFARFPNNGVGLARMEMIILNQIKAHPLALVDMQNHKSVRCEADIKKLISGYDSPKDFFIQKIAEGMGMIASAFYPNPVIVRTSDFKSNEYRGMLNGEEYEPREENPMLGYRGASRYYSEQYRPAFEWECQALAMVRDEMGLTNLKVMIPFLRTPEEGKKVLEIMRRNGLEQGKDGLEIYVMCELPVNVVLADEFLNLFDGFSIGSNDLTQLTLGVDRDGELVSHIFDERNPVMLEMFKRAIEACKKRGKYCGICGQAPSDYPEVAEFLVKEGITSISLNPDSVLHTWEKILKLEKTL; encoded by the coding sequence ATGAAATATATCAAGTTTTTTAAAGAACTCAACAACAAAGATGTCCCGATTGTTGGTGGCAAAAATGCGAGTATCGGAGAGATGTTTCAAGAATTGTTGCCTGTAGGAATCAAAGTCCCAAATGGATTTGCAATCACGAGCGAGGCATATTGGTATTTGCTTGATAGTGCGGGGATTAGGGAGCAAATCATTTCACTTCTCAAAGATGTAGATCCCACTGATATTGATGTGCTCAAAGTGAGAGCAAAACAAATCCGCGATTTGATCTTCCAAACGCCACTGTCCACAGATCTCAAAGATGAGATTTTGCAAGCTTATAAAATTTTGAGCCAAGAATACAATATGGATGAGGCTGATGTGGCTGTGCGTAGCTCTGCGACTGCTGAAGATTTGCCCGATGCGTCTTTTGCAGGTCAGCAAGACACTTATCTAAGTGTCAAAGGACAAGGCGAGCTCATCCACTATGTGAAATCTTGTTTTGCCTCTCTTTTTACTGATCGTGCGATTAGCTATCGTGCTTCAAGAGGGTTTGATCATTTCAAAGTCGCTTTGAGTGTGGGGGTGCAAAAAATGGTGCGTGCTGACAAAGGAAGTGCGGGGGTGATGTTTTCGATTGATACAGAGACAGGGTTTAGAGATGCGGTGTTGATCACTTCAAGCTGGGGACTTGGAGAAAATGTCGTCGGTGGAACGGTCAATCCTGATGAATTTTATGTGTTTAAACCTACGCTTTTGGAGGGCAAACGCCCAATCATCAAACGCCAATTAGGGCACAAGCACCAAAAAATGGTCTATGCCCCCAAAGGAAGCTCACATCCAACCAAAAACATCCCCACAACTCAAGAGGAATACCACTCTTTCTCTATCAACAATGAAGATATTTTGAAACTTGCGCGTTATGCGATCTTGATCGAAGAGCACTATAGCAAGGAAGCTGGAGAATATCGTCCGATGGATATGGAATGGGCAAAAGATGGCGAGAGTGGAGAGCTTTTCATCGTGCAAGCGCGTCCTGAAACCGTGCAAAGCCAAGCACTCAAAAAAGATGGTGGGCAAAGATTAGAAAAATATCGCTTCAAGCAAGAAGTTCCAAAAAGCGAGGTGATACTCAAAGGTATCGCTATTGGTGGGAAAATCGGAAGTGGCAAGGTGAGAATCATCAATGATATTGAGCATATGGGTTCTTTCAATGAGGGTGAGATTTTGGTCACAGACAACACCGATCCAGATTGGGAACCTGCGATGAAAAAGGCTGCGGCTGTGATCACCAATCGAGGTGGTCGGACTTGTCACGCAGCGATCGTGGCTAGAGAGATCGGAGTGCCTACAATTGTGGGTGCATTGGGTGCAACAGAGAGGCTTTATAATGGACTAGAGGTCACGATTTCTTGTGCGGAGGGTGAAGAGGGGTATATTTACAATGGTATTCACCCTTATGAGGTGGAAGTGATCGAGCTTGAGCAATTTGATCAACCCAAAACCAAAATCTATCTCAATGTGGGCAATCCTGAAAAGGCTTTTGATTTTGCACGATTCCCCAACAATGGCGTTGGACTTGCGCGTATGGAGATGATCATCCTCAATCAAATCAAAGCCCACCCTCTAGCCCTTGTAGATATGCAAAACCACAAATCTGTCCGTTGTGAAGCAGACATCAAAAAACTCATCAGTGGCTATGATAGCCCCAAAGATTTTTTCATCCAAAAAATTGCTGAGGGAATGGGAATGATTGCTTCAGCTTTCTATCCCAATCCTGTGATTGTCCGCACGAGTGATTTCAAATCCAACGAATATCGTGGAATGCTCAATGGTGAAGAATATGAGCCGCGAGAAGAAAATCCAATGCTAGGCTATCGTGGGGCAAGTCGCTATTATTCCGAGCAGTATCGCCCTGCATTTGAGTGGGAATGTCAAGCGTTGGCAATGGTGAGAGATGAAATGGGATTGACAAATCTCAAAGTGATGATTCCTTTTCTTAGGACGCCAGAGGAGGGCAAAAAAGTCCTTGAGATCATGCGTCGCAATGGTTTGGAGCAAGGCAAAGATGGGTTGGAAATCTATGTGATGTGCGAATTGCCTGTGAATGTAGTTTTGGCAGATGAATTTTTGAATCTGTTTGATGGGTTTTCTATCGGATCTAACGATCTGACACAGCTAACTTTGGGAGTTGATCGCGATGGTGAGCTTGTGAGTCATATTTTTGATGAGAGAAATCCTGTGATGCTTGAAATGTTCAAAAGAGCGATTGAGGCGTGCAAAAAACGAGGGAAGTATTGTGGAATCTGCGGACAAGCCCCAAGCGATTATCCCGAAGTGGCAGAGTTTTTGGTCAAAGAAGGAATCACCTCTATCTCTCTCAACCCCGATTCCGTGCTACACACTTGGGAAAAAATACTCAAACTTGAAAAAACGCTTTAG
- a CDS encoding aspartate-semialdehyde dehydrogenase yields MKQYNIAIVGATGAVGEEIARVLEEVDFPINKLLPLASAKSAGQSVEAFGQEWIVQELTHQIFAKENIEIAFFSAGGSVSAEFAQSAVEAGCVVIDNTSHFRMQKDIPLVVPEVNPEMIQAGAGIIANPNCSTIQMVQVLNPLHKLFGIKRVDVSTYQAVSGAGKKGMEELVTQMQKFFAFELDTCEPKAFAHRIALNLIPHIDVFTENGYTKEEMKMINETQKIMQVDFPISATCVRVPVLRSHSESLSVHFECDVDVAKAREGLEKAENVVVVDEIQNNLYPMPSIATDTNETYVGRIRRDHFDSKILHLWCVADQIRVGAATNAVRIAQKWIALQK; encoded by the coding sequence ATGAAACAATACAATATTGCCATTGTTGGAGCTACAGGTGCTGTGGGAGAAGAGATCGCTCGTGTGCTTGAAGAAGTGGATTTCCCTATCAACAAACTATTGCCTTTGGCAAGTGCAAAAAGTGCAGGGCAGAGTGTTGAGGCATTTGGTCAAGAATGGATTGTGCAAGAATTGACACACCAAATTTTTGCAAAAGAAAACATCGAGATCGCCTTTTTTTCAGCAGGTGGCAGTGTGAGTGCGGAGTTTGCCCAAAGTGCTGTGGAGGCAGGTTGTGTGGTGATCGATAACACAAGTCATTTCCGTATGCAAAAAGACATTCCTCTTGTGGTGCCAGAGGTAAATCCTGAGATGATTCAAGCAGGAGCAGGAATCATTGCCAATCCAAATTGCTCTACGATTCAAATGGTGCAAGTGCTAAACCCTTTGCACAAACTTTTTGGGATCAAGCGTGTTGATGTCAGCACTTATCAAGCAGTTAGTGGTGCAGGGAAAAAGGGTATGGAAGAGCTTGTGACACAAATGCAGAAATTTTTTGCCTTTGAGCTTGATACTTGTGAGCCCAAAGCATTTGCACACAGAATCGCTCTCAATCTTATCCCCCATATTGATGTTTTTACAGAAAATGGCTACACCAAAGAAGAGATGAAAATGATCAATGAAACCCAAAAAATTATGCAGGTGGATTTTCCAATCAGTGCAACTTGCGTGAGAGTCCCGGTGTTGAGGAGCCATAGCGAATCGTTGAGCGTGCATTTTGAATGCGATGTAGATGTTGCAAAAGCAAGAGAGGGGCTAGAAAAGGCAGAAAATGTGGTTGTGGTTGATGAGATCCAAAACAATCTCTATCCTATGCCCTCTATTGCCACAGATACCAATGAAACTTATGTTGGGCGTATCCGTCGCGATCACTTTGATTCTAAGATTTTACATCTTTGGTGTGTGGCAGATCAGATCCGCGTCGGAGCAGCCACAAATGCAGTGCGAATCGCACAAAAATGGATTGCTTTGCAAAAGTAA